In Vicia villosa cultivar HV-30 ecotype Madison, WI linkage group LG7, Vvil1.0, whole genome shotgun sequence, the DNA window TATCACTCAGATAAAGTCCATCAATTAtttatgggtcatgctaacatgtgccctaagggcacatgttaagagctaAATGTAGAAATTCTTTCTAAAAAAATGTGCATTGTTTTCCTAAAAAGTTcataattaatgtatttattaCATTTTCCAATACTAATTTACTATATTTAGGTTTCTTAACATTTGCCCTtgaggcacatgttagctttatccaTTATTTATTTCACCCAAACCACAATAAATATAACGTGTCACATAACTATTACTCCCACATCTGTTCCAACATGTCATAGCAAAACAAACAGTACTAATTATTACATACATCTAATctaataattcaataaaataaaataaaataaaaaaacgaaaTTAATCTTCCTGTCATATCCTATCCAATCAAATTCCGAGAGTAGTTAATACGAAAACGATTACGAATTGAAGTAACCTCTCCCTCTtccttcctcttcctctctcTCACTCTTCCTCTACTGTTTccatttctcttcttcaaaacccTCTCCTTCACATTCCTCCTCTCAAACCTCCCTAACAAAGTAACAAACAACCGGAAAATCATCTCCGGTGATTCATCCACCTATGGCGCGACACTTTTCCAGTTCCGTCGACTTCGGACTCAACCTCTCAAAGCGAATTCATCACTTCAAAGGATCGGCTCCTGCACCGGTGCCGGAAATGTCCAGGTCGACGGAGGATTTTCTACCGTCGGCGCCGATGTGTTATGCGGTGATACCTGATCCTGAGATAGTAGATAATCCTGACATTCGGAGTTATCAGCCGTATGTTTACGGACGGTGTGATCCTCCGGCGTTGATACCGCTTCTTCTTCATGGAATTGCCATGGAAGTTGAGTGCTGTTTGGATACGGCGTTTGTAACCGTTACCGGAAGTTGGCGCGTGCACTGCGTTAGGGGAAGTAGTGTGTGTGATTGTCAGGTTGCTATTCCAATGGGTGAACAGGTAATTATATTTTCTGAGAAATTTTTTTATACGTTTTTccactcaaaatttatttatataaagcaTTTATACAAAACGTATATATATCCATAATAATAAATTCAATCGAGACTTATTAAACTCATCAatacaaaataagttcaaaattatAATTGTAACAATTAGAATAATTATCAAATCCTTTATAACTGCGTCATATTGACGTCCGGGTCCGACTTAATATGTATGCACGATTATCAATTGAATtgagttaaaaataaattttttttaatcatataaaaataaaattttttttcagTAAAATGGAAACAGTTTCTACttttaatttactaaaaaaataaataaaaaaatttaacatatgTTTGGAAAAAGACGAAAAAGAAATTGGCGTGAATCTCGTGTCAACTCTCAAGTcagttaattttattatattgtacTATTAaagtataagaaaaataatttttcattttttaataattaataaaataaacaaatttttaaactATCCGTTTTTTCTATCGTTTTCTTCTGAGCATTCGAACCATCGAACCTGATATGGAAAACTGTTTGCATTTGTCTTTTTTGTTAAGAAGTAGGGTAAATTCGACTTTTCAGTTGTAAAAGAAAAGTAATGATTGGATGTTGAATAAAGCTTAATGTGGCTTTTTGTTGTATAGTAACAGCAGTTGAATAACTTGTCGGGGAAATTTTTGTCGTTTTCAGGATTATAAAATATTATGTGCTCTTTATAAACGAATAAAGTAATAACACTAGTAATAATAGAGTACTCCGTTATTATAAATTACAACTTTACAATTTTAATGCaagattaattatattttaaaacaaaaaagtttTCTTTTTTTGGACTTTTTTCTTAGTGttagaattattttaaaataaataaatatgttcatcatcttcttattGATGCATTTATAGTAAGTGTAAGTGTAATGATAATATCTAATTGCCATCATTCTGTTTTACAAATGCATGAAAGAAAGTAATCATCATTCATGATCATACAATATTATATATTTCTAGTTGAGATTTGAGAATTTAAGTGATGATACTATCATAGTAGGAGCAAAGAAAGTAAATGGCATTCAATTTTATCAACTGATATCTAAATCATAAGTTAAAGATGAAATTTGGAAAACCTACCATAACATATATAATAGTTGAAATTGCATATATACCATACAAATTTTTCCTTCAACTGTTGCAGACTTGCATTTTGTTTCATATGACTACTTCTCAAGTTAAATATGATCATGTGGCTAACAGGGTTCACTTCTAGGTGTCGAAGTTGATGATTCTGAAAAATCCTATCACACTGAATTGGTCTctctaaaagatgaaaaagataagcaGAAAATGGCCAAAGCTAAAGATGGATACTATTTGAAAAGCCAAATATACATTATCAAGATTCCCCAGgttaataataatactatatCTCAAAACAGGTTTATCTCACCTTGTTGTTTATCGTTGTTAATTTAACATGTACATTTAAAACTCTGCAGATTAGGGGAGGCTCCATCTTCTCAGTTAAAATCAAATGGTCCCAGAAGTTATTATTTCATGATGGCGAGTTCTGTCTTACGGTCCCTTTCTGTTTTCCTTCATATGTCAACCCTGTTGGAAGTAAACTATCTAAGAAAGAGAAGATACTTTTGAAATTGAATTCTGGTACCGCAAACGAAGTGTTATGCAAAGCCACTAGTCATCCTCTTAAAGTAAATTCTATTGCCTGTTGTGCTGTTACAGTGTTCAATTTGGCTTCTGTTTAGACTTGaactaaaatcaattttattattttccagGGACTAACGCGCCAAGCTGGAAAGTTAAGTTTATCTTATGAAGCAGAAGTATCAACTTGGTCAAATACAGACTTCAGTTTCTCGTACAAGGTAAGAACTAGAAGCACgtcattttattaatttgtttggAAAATGCAGATTGTTTATGAAATAATCAGCACACAAAAGGCATGAAATAATACATGTAAGTGAGAGGAATGTTTTCACTAACTCTTGTGCTTCTTGCCTATTTATCTCGAAACAAATAGCAGTCTTCAATTTGTTTTAATGCAATTCCATAAAAGAAGTAAATTCTGATTTTGAATGATAGACATTCAGGATGCTACATCCAAATTAGCTTAATTTGCTGGTCCTCTTACAGGTTTCTTCAAGTGACTTATTTGGAGGTGTTCTCTTACAATCGCCTTTCCTGCGTGATTTCGATGAAAGAGAGATATTTTGCTTGTATCTTTACCCTGGAAATTATCATGATAGAAAGGTTTGTTTCAATATTATACTAtgtcaatttatttttcttttctaaaatatatttttgttctgATTCCTAAGACAGAAAAGTTAGATAAGTTAGTGTGTGCTTAGCTTAAAATGGTTATATTGTAGTTTGCACAGatgcattttttttttcttttcaaactttcAATCAAGTTAAGATGCCTTTAATTTTCAAGAAATTTTATACTGGAGCATTCTGTCCAATGATAGGTTTTTAAAAAGGATATGGTGTTCGTAGTAGATATAAGTTTAAGCATGAAAGGAAGTCCTCTCCAAAACGTAAAGAACGCGCTGCTGGCTTCACTCTTTAAATTAAACCAGCAAGATACATTTAACATAATAGCTTTCAATGGGGAGGCCTATTTATTCTCGCCATCGATGGTAACAGCTACAAAGGAAGCAATTTCTAAGGCTTCCAAGTGGGTAGACACTACTTTTGTAGCAAAAGGTGGTACTAACATCATGCTTCCCTTAACTCAGGTAATTCTTAATTTTTGACATTTTCAATATGATGTGCCTTCTTTTCTTACTTCATGACTTGTTAATTAAAGCTTCTCTTGTCATTTTGGTTTCTTCATTCAAGTGCGTAAATGAAAGTACTGTTACATCTTAAAAGAGGTGATGAAAAGGCAAAGGCTACTATTTTTGTTATCTTagtacttgattttattttgttgcAAGTCTTATGAAGTGTTCAGTAAATTGTATCCTTTGCTGTACTGGTGGATGTTGAGTCCTTGATATATACAAATTTGTCATcggaatatttgattttcttttttgctcTATCTTAGGCAATGAACCTACTTCGGAAATCAAGCCATTCAGTCCCTCTTATTTTTCTTGTAACTGATGGGGCTGTCGAGGATGAGAGAGAGATATGTGAATTTGTGAAAAGCTATGTAACAAATGGGCCATCAGTCCGCACACCGCGCATATGCACTTTTGGCATAGGCAAGAGTTCTAACTTTCTCTTCTCTTTGGGGTCATCAGAAAATAGATTCTCAAATATCATTAATTTGCAGTGTTGATTTGACAAACCAACCTCTTATAAATGTTTTGCTTACTCTAGATAAAGCTTTAAGTAGCTGAAATATTTTGAAGCTGAATCTAGGCATGTTTAAGCTGGAGAAACAAATGCTTTGACATGATGCTTAATTTGTCAAGATGAGACTGGCAAAAATAGGTTTTACTTTGTTCAACTTTATTTGTTTGTTGTAACACTTCACATAGCTTTTCTGTTTTGTAATTTGTAATTTTCAGGTTTATATTGTAATCACTACTTCCTGCAAACGCTAGCAGAAATTGGGAGGGGTCACTATGATGCGGCATATGATTTAGGTCAGTATCTTTGCTAGTCGAGTTAATCTAACATTGCCACTTGAAGCTAGTGAAACATAGATGCTTAAACAAAAATGATTTATTGTTTTGTAATTTGTCATGAAGTCACAATAAGAACACAAGTAATTGCAAAATCATATCTAGATGTTTCGTTAATCTATCTCTCCGCCTCTCTAAATCATGTCCAGATACAATTGACTCTCGAATGCAAAGGCTATTTAGTACTGCTTCATCAGTTACAGTTGTTGATATCACCATCAAAAACTTAGAAGGCCTTGACTCAAAGGAGGTAGGTACATGTCAAGTAATGTTTTGTTTTCAATTATAAATGGATCATACTTACtatttgttgttataactatagtCCGGTCAATGCAGTTGTTCCCAACTCATATTCCTGACCTATCATTTGGAAGTCCATTGATCATATCAGGCAGATATAATGGAACTTTTCCTGAACTAGTTAAGGTTACTGGTACTTTGGCTGATAGGACCAGCTTCGAAGTGGATCTTAAAGTGAAAAGAGAAAAGGATATGCATCTCACTAATGTAATGTCTCAACCCTATGGCTTAATTATCACTTGTTCCTCATATCTTGCTGAGAATCAAAAGTTTATATTATTTAagtatgtgtttggttcttcGGTAGCAAAAACTGATTTTAAAAAAGtggattttaaatgattaatttgGGTTAGAACTGACTGTTGTGATTGTTGAATGCATGTTGATATAAATTTTGGTATTAACTCCAGGTCTTTTCAAAGAGACATATAGACCTAGTCACTGCTCGTGCCTGGTTATTAGAAAGTAAAGAGCTGGAGGAGAAGGTTTGTCTATTTTGTGATTTTCTGCATGTTGGATTTGTTTtttaaaagagaaaaggaaactAAGGAATATGAACATAGAAAGTATGTGGAGACAGTTCATATTCAAGCAATGATTTTAAACAAAGCCATTCGATTTTACTTTCTCTAATAGGTTACTAAAATGAGCATTCAAAATAATGTCCCCTCTGAGTATACCTTCCTGGAGATGATACTTGTGAAGAAAGGTGATGTCAAGAAGGCACCTGATAATTTTCTGTTACAAAAGGTAGATTTTACCTTAGTGTTAGCAAAAATACTGTCGCGTTTGTATTTATGTCGTATCTGTAATCAGTATCGGTGTTTCATCCTATATGATTTACCTGCATTCCTTCAAAACAGGCTTACAGCAGACttagcttcaaggatttggaaaTTGAAATCCCAAAGCTATTCCTCGGAGGACTGAGTCATGGATTTGGTGACTTGAAATCAACTGCTGAGAATCTTCCACCAGCAACAAAAGAGGCAAAACCATCTGAAGGACTATTGGAGAGAGCAGCTTCTACTTGTTGCGGTAAGGTGGCTAACACATGTTGTTGCATGTGTCTGCTACAGACTTGCTCTCTTGTGAATGATAGTTGCACCATAGTTTGCACTCAAATTTGTGCAGCCTtggcttgttttgagttgattaaATGCTGTATTGAGCTATGTGATTGTGATTGCTTGCAGTGAAATTATATTTTCAGTTGAACATAAGAAAATCTGTTTAGTATTAAAGTTTGCTAAACGGTGTTTGTAAGCTCTTGTATAATAATGTCTACAGTTAATAATAGTTGCTTCTATTTCCTCAGTTTCTCGTCTAAAGTAGGAGAAATGGTAAGAAATACGTATTAAACATAAACTGATTACATCGTTTTTTGTTCCCTGTTGGCCTTTTGTTTTCTTC includes these proteins:
- the LOC131616443 gene encoding uncharacterized protein LOC131616443, whose product is MARHFSSSVDFGLNLSKRIHHFKGSAPAPVPEMSRSTEDFLPSAPMCYAVIPDPEIVDNPDIRSYQPYVYGRCDPPALIPLLLHGIAMEVECCLDTAFVTVTGSWRVHCVRGSSVCDCQVAIPMGEQGSLLGVEVDDSEKSYHTELVSLKDEKDKQKMAKAKDGYYLKSQIYIIKIPQIRGGSIFSVKIKWSQKLLFHDGEFCLTVPFCFPSYVNPVGSKLSKKEKILLKLNSGTANEVLCKATSHPLKGLTRQAGKLSLSYEAEVSTWSNTDFSFSYKVSSSDLFGGVLLQSPFLRDFDEREIFCLYLYPGNYHDRKVFKKDMVFVVDISLSMKGSPLQNVKNALLASLFKLNQQDTFNIIAFNGEAYLFSPSMVTATKEAISKASKWVDTTFVAKGGTNIMLPLTQAMNLLRKSSHSVPLIFLVTDGAVEDEREICEFVKSYVTNGPSVRTPRICTFGIGLYCNHYFLQTLAEIGRGHYDAAYDLDTIDSRMQRLFSTASSVTVVDITIKNLEGLDSKELFPTHIPDLSFGSPLIISGRYNGTFPELVKVTGTLADRTSFEVDLKVKREKDMHLTNVFSKRHIDLVTARAWLLESKELEEKVTKMSIQNNVPSEYTFLEMILVKKGDVKKAPDNFLLQKAYSRLSFKDLEIEIPKLFLGGLSHGFGDLKSTAENLPPATKEAKPSEGLLERAASTCCGKVANTCCCMCLLQTCSLVNDSCTIVCTQICAALACFELIKCCIELCDCDCLQ